The nucleotide window GTGAGATGCCGGCCGCGTCCAGGTCGCTGTTGATCGCCTGCGACACGGTCACCGGGTCGTCGACGTCGCCCTCGTCGTGGTTGGTGATCTCGTCGGGCACCGTGCCGGCGCTCTTGACGTGCGCCAGCCACGTCTGCCACTCCCCCGGGTTCCCCTGCGGGGTGAAGGCGAGTGACGGTCCGACGATCTTGGCGTTCGGCGCGATGCGCCGGATCTCCCGGTAGGCGGTGTCCCACATCTGGAAGTACTGGGTGCTGTTCACTCCCCGCTTCCAGAAGACGGAGATGTCCGGCTCGTTGTAGATGTCGTAGGCGAACGGGAGCCCGGAGGCCTGGAGCGCGCCCACCGTCGCGTCGACGAAGGCGACCCAGTTGGAGCAGTCGCCGTTGTCACAGGGGTACGTCGTGTTCGACGGCTGGCCCCCGTCCACGCCGTAGAGATCGCTCACGATCACCTGGAACTCGGCGTTGTACGGCGCCTGGGTGAGGCGCTTGGCCTGCGAGATCACCGCGCTGACGTCCGTCTGCGTGCCGGAACCGTACCGGTAGCCGTCGCCGATCCACCCTCGGGTCGCGTGCCCGCCGCCGCGGTACGCGTTGGGGTGGAGCGGTGCCAGGTACTGGTCAGGTGGTTGCGAGCCGTCCTGGTTGAAGCCGTACAGGAAACCTTCGCCGACTCCGGTCGCCGGACCTCGTGTCGCGGCCAGGTTCACGCTCATCGACTCGGCGGCCGAGGCGCTCGGAGCGCTCACCGTGACGGGGATCGCCAGTGCCAGGACCATCGCGCCCAGCGCCGCCAGGCGGCCGAGCCGTGCTCTCATACTCATCGATCGTTCCTCCGGTCCGGGGGGTCATCCGGAAGCGATGGGGCGGGGATCGGACCGCGGCCATGCCGTTCGCGGGCGCCACTGCCGTGTCCTCGACCGGTTCGCCGGTGAGGGTGGAGAGCACTCGGAGGGAGCGGTACGTGCGCGGGGGCGGGCGGGGGGACGCGCCACCGTCGGGGGGCGATGACGGTACGTACGGGATGAGTCGAATCGATTGGCGAATCGGTTCGACCGGATGTTACGACTGCATTGAGGGGCGGTCAATGGCGGGTTACGCGCCGTCGGCGACGCCGGTCCGTACCGACGGAGTCGGCACTGCTCAGGCGCACATAGCCCCACCGCAGGCCGTGAAAACAGCGGACGGGAGGGTTTCAGCCACGCCCCGTTCCCCGCGCGCCGACGCAGGTCCGGACACCGGACGGCTTCGATTGCCGGAGAACGCCCACCTCGATATACTCCGGTCAGCTGCGAAACGATTCGACTAACTCACTCCGCCCTTCACCGGTCGCGACGGCCTGCGGTCGGCCGCACCCGCGTCGCGAAGGAGTTCGATGAACATCGGGGAGATCGCCCGCCGCTCGGGGGTGTCGCCCAGCACCGTGTCCTACGCGCTGAGCGGCAAGCGTGCGGTCTCCGAGGCGACCCGGCAGCGCATCCAGGCGGTCATCGACGAGCTCGGCTACCGCCCCAACGCCGCCGCACGGGCCCTGCGGGAAGGCCGGACCCGCACGATCGGCCTTGTCATCCCCCCGGCACGGGGCCGGCTGACGTTCATGCAGCTCGACTTCGTCGCCGGCGTCATGGACGCCGCGGCCCGCGCCGACCTCGACGTGCTGCTGTCCCCCTCCGGCGGCGACCACGACCGCTCCTTCGAGCGGATCACCACCGAGCACCGGGTGGACGGCGTGATCCTCATGGAGATCCGCCTGGACGATCCCCGTGTCACCCGGCTGCAACGGCTGAACCTGCCGTTCGTCACCATCGGCCGCACCGCCCGGCCGGAGGGGATGAGCTGGATCGATGTGGATTTCGCGGCGCTGATCGGCCGGTGTGTCGACCATCTCGCCGACCTCGGGCACCGCCACATCGCGCTGATCAACCGGTCGGCCGAGTTGATCGCCTCCGGCTACGGCCCCGCGTGCCGGGCGCACGAGGGCTTCGTGGCGGCGACCACGCGCCGGGGTGTCGAGGGTTTCGAGTACCCGTGCGCCGACGACGCCCAAGCCGGCGAGGCCTGCGTCGAAGCGATCCTGCGGAGCAGGCCGGACGTCACGGCCGCGGCGACGGTCAACGAGGCGGCGCTGCCCGGAGTCCAGCGAGCGCTGATGCGCTCCGGGCTGCAGGTCCCGCGCGGATTCTCGATCGCCGGAGTCGCCGCACGGTTCTGGGCCGAGCAGTTCCATCCCACGCTCACCGCGGCGGACCTGCCCGCTCAGGAGATGGCGGCCACCGCCGTGGACTTCCTCACCGAGCGCATCGCCGATCCGGACGCCGCGCCCAAGCAACATCTGCTCGTCCCGCCGATCTCTCTGCGCGACAGCACCGGACCGGCGCCCGCGCCGCGCTGATCGCGAAAGCCGTTCAGGACCAGGCACGCGGTCGGGCTCATCACGCCTCCGCCTCTCCATCCGCCCCGCAGTCGATGAGGACCTTCATGACGGCCGCACCGGACTCGAGCGCCGCGAAAGCCTGTGCGCTGCGGTCGAGCGGTTCGATCCGGGAGATCAGCGGCCCGGCGGGGATCTCGTCCTCGGCGATCAGCCCCACGGCGGTCTCGAAGTCACCCCGGTCGTACAGGCGGGCACCGAGCAGGGTGAGCTCGCGCCAGAAGAAATCGTGCAGGCTGACCTCGCGGGGTGCCGGGTGGCCGGTCCCCTGGACCATGCGACCACGGGTGGCCAGCGCGCCGGCCGCGGTGGTCACCCCGGCCGCGGCGCCGGACACCTCGAAGGCGACGGCCGCGCCCGCCCCATCGGTCCACCGCGCCATGGCCTCGGCGATGCCGTCGTCCGGGTCGAGTGCGGAGAGGCCGAGTCCCTCGGCCACGAACCTGCGGTACGGATCGGGTTCCGCCACCAGGACGTCGGCCCCGAACCGGCGGGCGACGATCGCGACGAGCAGGCCGATCGGGCCGCCGCCGACCACGAGCGCCTTCTCCCCCGGCCGCACCCGAGCGCGTCGTACGTCGTGCACGGCCACGGCGGTGGGCTCGGCCAGTGCGGCGTGGTCCAGGCGCAGGTCATGCGGCACGCGCACGAGGGTGGCGGCGGGCACGGTCCAGGTGTTCTGCAGGGATCCGGGAGCGTCGACGCCCAGGAAGACCAGACGGTGGCAGATGTGCGTGTGGCCCACCCGGCAGGCCGGGCAGTCCCGGCAGGGCACCCACGGCATGACCGTGACGGGGTCCCCCGGCCGCCAGTCGCCCGCGCCGTCGCCGACCTGCGCGATCCGGCCGGACATCTCGTGCCCGATCACCTGCGGGGGCTCGACCCTGTCGTCCATGTCGCCGCGGAAGATGTGCAGGTCGGTGTCGCCGATCCCGGTGTAGGCCACGTCGACGCGGACGTGGCCGGGCGGCGGCGGGGCGGCTCCGGCGGTGTCGAGCGCCAGCCGCCGGACTCCGAGGTAGGTGACGCGTCGTGCGGTCACGCGGGCTCTCCCCCGCCGGCCGGGAGCGCGTGGTGCGGGGGGCAAGGAACTTCGCGACGGCCGGGCTGGGCTGGACGTGTCACGGCGGGTCCTCTCATGTTCCGTTCGGGGTTAAGGGGGTCGCGGGGGCCACCTGGTAGATCCGGGCCGCGTTGCCGTACAGGACGGCGTCGGCCGCCTCGGGCGCGTGTGCGGCGAGCACGGCGCGGACGAGCTCCAGCCAGGAGCCGTAGTCCGTTGCCAGGGTCATCACCGGCCAGTCGCTGCCGTACAGGCACCGGCCGGGACCGAAGATCTGCAGGGCCTCGCGCAGCGTCGCGGCGACGAGCGATCGCGCGGTGCCGGGGGCGGCCTCGGTGGCCAGGCCCGAGAGCTTGCAGACGACGTTGTCGTGCCGCGCCAGCCTGCGCAGGGCCTGTCCCCACGACGAATCGCCCGGAGGTGATGGCTTGCCGAGATGGTCCAGGACGATCGTGGTCCGCGGGCAGGCCGCCGCCAGTTCGGCGAGCTCCGGCAGCTGGTGCGCGCGCACGCAGGCGTCGAAGGGCAGCCCGGCGTCGCCGAGGAGGCGCACGCCGGCGCGGAAGCCGCCGGCGGCGG belongs to Actinoallomurus bryophytorum and includes:
- a CDS encoding zinc-dependent alcohol dehydrogenase, with the translated sequence MTARRVTYLGVRRLALDTAGAAPPPPGHVRVDVAYTGIGDTDLHIFRGDMDDRVEPPQVIGHEMSGRIAQVGDGAGDWRPGDPVTVMPWVPCRDCPACRVGHTHICHRLVFLGVDAPGSLQNTWTVPAATLVRVPHDLRLDHAALAEPTAVAVHDVRRARVRPGEKALVVGGGPIGLLVAIVARRFGADVLVAEPDPYRRFVAEGLGLSALDPDDGIAEAMARWTDGAGAAVAFEVSGAAAGVTTAAGALATRGRMVQGTGHPAPREVSLHDFFWRELTLLGARLYDRGDFETAVGLIAEDEIPAGPLISRIEPLDRSAQAFAALESGAAVMKVLIDCGADGEAEA
- a CDS encoding LacI family DNA-binding transcriptional regulator: MNIGEIARRSGVSPSTVSYALSGKRAVSEATRQRIQAVIDELGYRPNAAARALREGRTRTIGLVIPPARGRLTFMQLDFVAGVMDAAARADLDVLLSPSGGDHDRSFERITTEHRVDGVILMEIRLDDPRVTRLQRLNLPFVTIGRTARPEGMSWIDVDFAALIGRCVDHLADLGHRHIALINRSAELIASGYGPACRAHEGFVAATTRRGVEGFEYPCADDAQAGEACVEAILRSRPDVTAAATVNEAALPGVQRALMRSGLQVPRGFSIAGVAARFWAEQFHPTLTAADLPAQEMAATAVDFLTERIADPDAAPKQHLLVPPISLRDSTGPAPAPR
- a CDS encoding amidohydrolase family protein; translated protein: MRLLDSHVHFWDPRHLTYPWLAEVPPLNRAFTPEDLAAQRPEPVDVVFVEAGRAAHQAGAEIDHVRRAARHRPWIRGVVAHADLEDPARARPVIRAYAGDPFVVGVRRNVQDEAAGFTAAGGFRAGVRLLGDAGLPFDACVRAHQLPELAELAAACPRTTIVLDHLGKPSPPGDSSWGQALRRLARHDNVVCKLSGLATEAAPGTARSLVAATLREALQIFGPGRCLYGSDWPVMTLATDYGSWLELVRAVLAAHAPEAADAVLYGNAARIYQVAPATPLTPNGT